A genome region from Microplitis demolitor isolate Queensland-Clemson2020A chromosome 1, iyMicDemo2.1a, whole genome shotgun sequence includes the following:
- the LOC103580017 gene encoding uncharacterized protein LOC103580017 isoform X2 has protein sequence MDVTAELNNLDLNESPRVGGPLSQSLAMIPPTMHGHDFNQPLSRVVMVRKTDQRTFSKGRRGGEPLLETVTRETVELFNGGRAERKYTSETRDIVTPKSSRSRAGSVRSKSPLTGSPASPGPLSGSLHGSFHGSLGSDGMSCSSARSSSASPDSARYSTAQITKTDTRKPSVRRFGPDKEFINLCLETHNYYRNRHGVPALRLNKQLCKTSQDWANILATKGRLEHRANIEYGENLYCMWSSNPKTIVNGDEPVNDWYAEESQHQYNREPTTLKTGHFTQIVWRSSTELGVGMARNRNGEVYVVCNYNPAGNFLGSFMENVLPPSERSSSPSRLPAILKISSWTLDQSAWQQDALAVHNEYRRRHRSPDLILNDELTAAAKAWANKLLNSNKLIPQSSSPYGENIYSVQCSDPNNIVSAREVVAKWYSERKEHKFGIEPKILNTCHFTQIVWKSTREMGIAMAKKDGTCIVVACYYPRGNIVGQFTENVLKPIKSI, from the exons gtCCCCGAGGGTGGGAGGGCCGCTGTCACAGTCGCTGGCGATGATACCGCCGACAATGCACGGCCATGATTTCAATCAGCCATTGTCGCGGGTCGTAATGGTAAGGAAGACTGACCAGAGGACCTTTAGCAAAGGTCGCAGAGGTGGTGAACCTCTTCTTGAGACTGTAACCCGCGAAACTGTTGAGTTATTCAACGGTGGACGGGCTGAAAGAAAATATACGTCGGAAACCAGGGATATCGTTACACCCAAGTCGAGTAG atctCGCGCTGGCTCGGTGAGATCTAAGTCGCCATTGACGGGATCTCCAGCATCTCCGGGTCCATTATCTGGCTCGTTGCACGGCAGTTTCCATGGGAGTCTTGGTAGTGATGGAATGTCATGCAGTAGTGCCAGATCATCATCGGCATCACCTGACTCTGCTCGTTACTCTACAGCGCAG aTAACAAAGACTGACACGCGTAAACCATCTGTGCGTAGATTTGGACCTGACAAGGAATTTATCAATCTCTGTTTGGAAACACACAACTATTATCGTAATCGTCATGGAGTTCCTGCATTACGACTTAATAaacag CTTTGTAAAACAAGTCAAGACTGGGCAAATATATTGGCAACTAAAGGAAGATTGGAACACCGTGCAAATATTGAGTACGGGGAAAATCTTTATTGTATGTGGAGTTCAAATCCTAAGACGATTGTCAATGGCGATGAACCTGTTAATGattg GTACGCCGAAGAATCACAGCATCAGTATAACAGAGAACCAACGACACTTAAAACTGGCCATTTTACCCAAATAGTGTGGCGTAGTAGTACCGAATTAGGTGTAGGGATGGCCCGCAATCGTAACGGTGAAGTCTACGTCGTATGTAATTATAACCCAGCTGGAAATTTTCTCGGCAGTTTTATGGAAAATGTTTTACCGCCAAGCGAAAGATCTTCGTCGCCGTCACGTCTACCTgcgatattaaaaataagctCTTGGACTCTGGACCAAAGTGCTTGGCAGCAAGACGCTCTGGCTGTACACAATGAATACAGAAGACGTCACCGTTCGCCGGATTTGATTCTCAATGATGAGCTGACCGCTGCTGCCAAg GCCTGGgcgaataaattattgaactcaaataaattaataccaCAGTCATCATCACCTTatggtgaaaatatatattccgTTCAGTGTTCAGATCCTAATAACATTGTGTCTGCACGTGAAGTTGTTGCTAAATGGTACTCGGAACGTAAGGAACATAAATTTGGTATTGAACCTAAAATTCTAAACACAT GTCACTTTACACAAATAGTATGGAAGAGTACTCGAGAAATGGGTATTGCAATGGCTAAAAAAGATGGTACTTGCATTGTCGTGGCCTGCTATTACCCACGGGGTAACATCGTCGGTCAATTTACTGAAAATGTTCTTAAGCCtattaaaagtatttga
- the LOC103580017 gene encoding uncharacterized protein LOC103580017 isoform X1, translating into MSDQESSKKIEHSRSTYSSHSVENLMDVTAELNNLDLNESPRVGGPLSQSLAMIPPTMHGHDFNQPLSRVVMVRKTDQRTFSKGRRGGEPLLETVTRETVELFNGGRAERKYTSETRDIVTPKSSRSRAGSVRSKSPLTGSPASPGPLSGSLHGSFHGSLGSDGMSCSSARSSSASPDSARYSTAQITKTDTRKPSVRRFGPDKEFINLCLETHNYYRNRHGVPALRLNKQLCKTSQDWANILATKGRLEHRANIEYGENLYCMWSSNPKTIVNGDEPVNDWYAEESQHQYNREPTTLKTGHFTQIVWRSSTELGVGMARNRNGEVYVVCNYNPAGNFLGSFMENVLPPSERSSSPSRLPAILKISSWTLDQSAWQQDALAVHNEYRRRHRSPDLILNDELTAAAKAWANKLLNSNKLIPQSSSPYGENIYSVQCSDPNNIVSAREVVAKWYSERKEHKFGIEPKILNTCHFTQIVWKSTREMGIAMAKKDGTCIVVACYYPRGNIVGQFTENVLKPIKSI; encoded by the exons gtCCCCGAGGGTGGGAGGGCCGCTGTCACAGTCGCTGGCGATGATACCGCCGACAATGCACGGCCATGATTTCAATCAGCCATTGTCGCGGGTCGTAATGGTAAGGAAGACTGACCAGAGGACCTTTAGCAAAGGTCGCAGAGGTGGTGAACCTCTTCTTGAGACTGTAACCCGCGAAACTGTTGAGTTATTCAACGGTGGACGGGCTGAAAGAAAATATACGTCGGAAACCAGGGATATCGTTACACCCAAGTCGAGTAG atctCGCGCTGGCTCGGTGAGATCTAAGTCGCCATTGACGGGATCTCCAGCATCTCCGGGTCCATTATCTGGCTCGTTGCACGGCAGTTTCCATGGGAGTCTTGGTAGTGATGGAATGTCATGCAGTAGTGCCAGATCATCATCGGCATCACCTGACTCTGCTCGTTACTCTACAGCGCAG aTAACAAAGACTGACACGCGTAAACCATCTGTGCGTAGATTTGGACCTGACAAGGAATTTATCAATCTCTGTTTGGAAACACACAACTATTATCGTAATCGTCATGGAGTTCCTGCATTACGACTTAATAaacag CTTTGTAAAACAAGTCAAGACTGGGCAAATATATTGGCAACTAAAGGAAGATTGGAACACCGTGCAAATATTGAGTACGGGGAAAATCTTTATTGTATGTGGAGTTCAAATCCTAAGACGATTGTCAATGGCGATGAACCTGTTAATGattg GTACGCCGAAGAATCACAGCATCAGTATAACAGAGAACCAACGACACTTAAAACTGGCCATTTTACCCAAATAGTGTGGCGTAGTAGTACCGAATTAGGTGTAGGGATGGCCCGCAATCGTAACGGTGAAGTCTACGTCGTATGTAATTATAACCCAGCTGGAAATTTTCTCGGCAGTTTTATGGAAAATGTTTTACCGCCAAGCGAAAGATCTTCGTCGCCGTCACGTCTACCTgcgatattaaaaataagctCTTGGACTCTGGACCAAAGTGCTTGGCAGCAAGACGCTCTGGCTGTACACAATGAATACAGAAGACGTCACCGTTCGCCGGATTTGATTCTCAATGATGAGCTGACCGCTGCTGCCAAg GCCTGGgcgaataaattattgaactcaaataaattaataccaCAGTCATCATCACCTTatggtgaaaatatatattccgTTCAGTGTTCAGATCCTAATAACATTGTGTCTGCACGTGAAGTTGTTGCTAAATGGTACTCGGAACGTAAGGAACATAAATTTGGTATTGAACCTAAAATTCTAAACACAT GTCACTTTACACAAATAGTATGGAAGAGTACTCGAGAAATGGGTATTGCAATGGCTAAAAAAGATGGTACTTGCATTGTCGTGGCCTGCTATTACCCACGGGGTAACATCGTCGGTCAATTTACTGAAAATGTTCTTAAGCCtattaaaagtatttga
- the LOC103580017 gene encoding uncharacterized protein LOC103580017 isoform X3, whose protein sequence is MTSKPGRSYSVRSPRVGGPLSQSLAMIPPTMHGHDFNQPLSRVVMVRKTDQRTFSKGRRGGEPLLETVTRETVELFNGGRAERKYTSETRDIVTPKSSRSRAGSVRSKSPLTGSPASPGPLSGSLHGSFHGSLGSDGMSCSSARSSSASPDSARYSTAQITKTDTRKPSVRRFGPDKEFINLCLETHNYYRNRHGVPALRLNKQLCKTSQDWANILATKGRLEHRANIEYGENLYCMWSSNPKTIVNGDEPVNDWYAEESQHQYNREPTTLKTGHFTQIVWRSSTELGVGMARNRNGEVYVVCNYNPAGNFLGSFMENVLPPSERSSSPSRLPAILKISSWTLDQSAWQQDALAVHNEYRRRHRSPDLILNDELTAAAKAWANKLLNSNKLIPQSSSPYGENIYSVQCSDPNNIVSAREVVAKWYSERKEHKFGIEPKILNTCHFTQIVWKSTREMGIAMAKKDGTCIVVACYYPRGNIVGQFTENVLKPIKSI, encoded by the exons gtCCCCGAGGGTGGGAGGGCCGCTGTCACAGTCGCTGGCGATGATACCGCCGACAATGCACGGCCATGATTTCAATCAGCCATTGTCGCGGGTCGTAATGGTAAGGAAGACTGACCAGAGGACCTTTAGCAAAGGTCGCAGAGGTGGTGAACCTCTTCTTGAGACTGTAACCCGCGAAACTGTTGAGTTATTCAACGGTGGACGGGCTGAAAGAAAATATACGTCGGAAACCAGGGATATCGTTACACCCAAGTCGAGTAG atctCGCGCTGGCTCGGTGAGATCTAAGTCGCCATTGACGGGATCTCCAGCATCTCCGGGTCCATTATCTGGCTCGTTGCACGGCAGTTTCCATGGGAGTCTTGGTAGTGATGGAATGTCATGCAGTAGTGCCAGATCATCATCGGCATCACCTGACTCTGCTCGTTACTCTACAGCGCAG aTAACAAAGACTGACACGCGTAAACCATCTGTGCGTAGATTTGGACCTGACAAGGAATTTATCAATCTCTGTTTGGAAACACACAACTATTATCGTAATCGTCATGGAGTTCCTGCATTACGACTTAATAaacag CTTTGTAAAACAAGTCAAGACTGGGCAAATATATTGGCAACTAAAGGAAGATTGGAACACCGTGCAAATATTGAGTACGGGGAAAATCTTTATTGTATGTGGAGTTCAAATCCTAAGACGATTGTCAATGGCGATGAACCTGTTAATGattg GTACGCCGAAGAATCACAGCATCAGTATAACAGAGAACCAACGACACTTAAAACTGGCCATTTTACCCAAATAGTGTGGCGTAGTAGTACCGAATTAGGTGTAGGGATGGCCCGCAATCGTAACGGTGAAGTCTACGTCGTATGTAATTATAACCCAGCTGGAAATTTTCTCGGCAGTTTTATGGAAAATGTTTTACCGCCAAGCGAAAGATCTTCGTCGCCGTCACGTCTACCTgcgatattaaaaataagctCTTGGACTCTGGACCAAAGTGCTTGGCAGCAAGACGCTCTGGCTGTACACAATGAATACAGAAGACGTCACCGTTCGCCGGATTTGATTCTCAATGATGAGCTGACCGCTGCTGCCAAg GCCTGGgcgaataaattattgaactcaaataaattaataccaCAGTCATCATCACCTTatggtgaaaatatatattccgTTCAGTGTTCAGATCCTAATAACATTGTGTCTGCACGTGAAGTTGTTGCTAAATGGTACTCGGAACGTAAGGAACATAAATTTGGTATTGAACCTAAAATTCTAAACACAT GTCACTTTACACAAATAGTATGGAAGAGTACTCGAGAAATGGGTATTGCAATGGCTAAAAAAGATGGTACTTGCATTGTCGTGGCCTGCTATTACCCACGGGGTAACATCGTCGGTCAATTTACTGAAAATGTTCTTAAGCCtattaaaagtatttga
- the LOC128668632 gene encoding uncharacterized protein LOC128668632 has product MSYFLNFLLWKNDFFFSKFIKLFDSCKSKFNSSIATICLGATCIGLTIGWPEISSSFYVETKYSNGTCCVKAENIKSTTRLLLNIGSCLGALFPAFFVDIYGRKSCFVISACCNLMSWFIFIFADDNLFYMLGTAIGGLSTGTFAVTTAIYITEITSPSMRSTVGTLVAFFAYSGIFFGTSLSVYIHNRLVPLIICLFTSGFIFSASFLMIESPFLLYQHGKTLEAKIALKKLRGVKKYLQVDNEFKIMEDSFKSKSQLSLSSSIYDGKYLSLAFMGIKSRPWVRWIMFILFLTQLIGSYALEQFTTNFIENIFPYFGNMLLAFLDIISIVLFIYLANKIGKKRVIIISISGLSFSCFMFAIDTVFNKFDDKIFTANTRIFPFIIIFLYCCSYSLGITPVLPLIMEGAGDFSNRARSIIIGLCISGLYLITIVNQCLFELLNFGNSTYSAFTIFTIIGSLGLFNVFIYLPVSSSEIDDAINDVIIF; this is encoded by the exons atgagttattttttaaattttttgctatggaaaaatgattttttttttagtaaatttattaaattatttgattcgtgtaaaagtaaatttaattcgaGTATTGCTACGA tttgttTAGGTGCCACGTGCATCGGACTGACGATAGGCTGGCCAGAAATTTCTTCGTCATTTTATGTCGAGACGAAATATTCAAATGGCACTTGCTGCGTTAAGgcggaaaatattaaatcgaCAACGCGATTGTTGTTAAATATTGGATCTTGTTTAGGCGCATTATTCCCGgctttttttgttgatatttaTGGGCGTAAATCCTGTTTCGTTATTTCAGCTTGTTGTAATTTAATGTcttggtttatttttatttttgctgatGACAATTTA TTTTATATGCTTGGAACTGCGATCGGTGGGCTGTCAACAGGAACATTCGCAGTGACGACAGCTATTTACATTACCGAAATAACCTCACCAAGTATGCGGAGTACAGTCGGCACATTAGTTGCATTTTTTGCATactcgggaatttttttcGGCACCTCCTTATCCGTGTACATACATAACAGATTAGTTCCATTAATAATATGTCTGTTTACAtctggatttattttttctgcaaGTTTTCTTATGATCGAATCCCCGTTTTTACTTTATCAACATGGaaag acgTTAGAAGCGAAAATCGCACTAAAAAAACTGAGAGgcgtcaaaaaatatttacaagttGACAacgaattcaaaataatggaGGAttcttttaaatcaaaatctcAATTGTCACTTTCATCATCGATCTACGATGGTAAATATCTGTCACTAGCATTCATGGGCATAAAATCCCGCCCATGGGTAAGATGGATAatgtttattctatttttaaccCAACTAATCGGCAGTTACGCGTTAGAACAATTCACGacaaatttcattgaaaacaTTTTTCCATATTTCGGTAACATGTTACTAGCGTTTTTGGACATTATTTCGATAGTACTTTTCATATATTTGGCTAATAAAATAGGCAAGAAACGAGTGATTATAATATCAATAAGCGGACTGAGTTTCAGCTGCTTTATGTTTGCGATTGATAcagttttcaataaatttgatgacAAAATATTCACAGCCAACACTAGAATATTTccattcattattatatttttgtactgCTGTTCGTATTCGCTGGGCATTACGCCTGTTCTGCCGTTAATAATGGAAGGAGCGGGAGATTTTTCAAATCGCGCCCGGAGTATTATCATTGGATTATGTATTTCCGGATTGTATCTTATCACCATTGTAAATCAATGTCTTTttgaacttttgaattttggcAATAGTACTTACAGtgcttttacaatttttactaTCATCGGTTCACTTGGTTTATTTAatgtctttatttatttaccagtATCTTCTAGTGAAATTGATGATGCCATTAatgatgttattattttttaa